Proteins encoded together in one Oreochromis aureus strain Israel breed Guangdong linkage group 23, ZZ_aureus, whole genome shotgun sequence window:
- the klhl30 gene encoding kelch-like protein 30, with translation MVRNVDDLDFCLSSHPQSMLEGLRSLCSHPKLVDVTLSAGGRDFPCHRGVLALCSMYFRCMFSGDFVESIAARVELHDVDPEILSCLLDFAYTGKLTINQKNVEGLICTSSKLQFQTVRAVCSRYLQHQIDETNCLGILEFGDIHGCPEVVAKAWAFLLENFEAVQQGEEFLLLGKDRLISCLSDERLQIRSECARVEAILKWVRHHRESRLCHLPELLSLSRLSLLSLDYLADTLLKDSLLQASPSCTEAVEKIYREKMDLAPEHVDRLNSQSPQPNLEEVLFVMGGHSMDDSDDEDDSDEDEDRDSRLERLQPRNCAFYNTKTKRWHELPNFPNPNKWGYSTVSLNNDVYVSGGSRGSNTNTWSTTETWKYITREGRWVTVAPMLRPRTNHTSATLNGEIYVIGGTTSDRVEVEHYDPYNNTWAMTCPALKYVTNFTATACQGKLYVIGSCAVKYNALTMQCYNPVIDSWISICSPFIPKYLSSPRSVCVDGTIYLVADNTKKVYAYDPEANIWQKVQLLHMLHENGGLVSLDGKLFVTGGHWKGMEGDYGVEVEVYNRASNIWEVESSLPRLWFYSGVCTIFLDPNQWPELEST, from the exons ATGGTGCGTAATGTGGATGACCTGGACTTCTGCCTGTCCTCCCATCCTCAGAGCATGCTTGAGGGCTTGCGTTCACTCTGTTCTCACCCCAAACTTGTGGATGTGACTCTGAGCGCGGGAGGGCGAGATTTCCCCTGTCACCGTGGCGTACTGGCGCTCTGTAGCATGTACTTTCGCTGCATGTTCTCAGGGGACTTTGTAGAGAGCATTGCAGCACGTGTGGAGCTTCATGATGTGGATCCTGAGATCCTTAGCTGCTTGCTTGACTTTGCCTACACAGGCAAACTGACTATCAACCAGAAAAATGTGGAGGGGTTGATCTGTACCTCCAGCAAGCTCCAGTTCCAGACAGTGCGAGCCGTGTGCAGCCGATACCTCCAGCATCAGATTGATGAGACAAACTGCCTGGGAATCCTGGAGTTTGGGGACATTCATGGCTGTCCTGAGGTGGTTGCCAAAGCATGGGCCTTCCTCCTGGAGAACTTTGAGGCTGTACAACAGGGTGAGGAGTTTCTGTTGCTGGGAAAAGATAGGCTGATCTCATGCCTGTCTGATGAAAGACTACAAATCCGGTCAGAGTGCGCTCGTGTGGAGGCCATCCTGAAATGGGTTAGGCACCACAGGGAGTCTCGACTGTGCCATCTCCCTGAGCTCCTTAGCTTGTCCCGTCTCTCTCTGCTCAGCCTGGACTACCTGGCTGACACCCTGCTGAAGGACAGTCTGCTGCAGGCCTCTCCCAGCTGTACAGAGGCTGTGGAAAAGATTTACAGAGAG AAAATGGATTTAGCACCTGAACATGTGGACAGACTCAACTCCCAGAGCCCACAACCAAACCTAGAAGAAGTTCTCTTTGTCATGGGAGGTCATTCAATGGATGACTCGGATGATGAGGATGACTCTGATGAAGACGAGGACAGAGACTCAAGACTGGAAAGACTGCAGCCCAGAAACTGTGCCTTCTACAACACAAAgacca AACGGTGGCATGAGCTTCCTAATTTCCCAAATCCCAACAAGTGGGGTTACTCTACGGTCTCTTTGAACAATGATGTGTATGTGTCAG GGGGCTCGCGAGGTTCGAATACCAACACCTGGTCGACCACAGAGACCTGGAAGTACATCACAAGAGAGGGGAGATGGGTTACTGTGGCACCTATGCTCCGACCTCGGACTAACCACACATCAGCAACGCTCAACGGGGAGATTTATGTCATCGgag GCACAACGTCAGACCGAGTTGAGGTTGAGCACTACGACCCTTATAACAACACCTGGGCTATGACTTGCCCCGCCTTAAAGTATGTGACAAACTTCACCGCCACAGCTTGTCAGGGGAAGCTCTATGTAATCGGGTCATGTGCAGTGAAATACAATGCACTGACCATGCAGTGCTACAACCCTGTCATAG aTAGCTGGATCAGCATATGTTCACCCTTTATCCCAAAGTATTTGTCCTCTCCTCGTTCTGTCTGTGTGGATGGAACTATATACCTGGTTGCTGACAACACTAAAAAAGTCTATGCTTATGATCCAGAGGCAAATATATGGCAGAAG GTCCAGCTTCTACACATGCTCCACGAGAATGGCGGCCTTGTATCACTTGATGGGAAGCTCTTTGTTACCGGAGGCCATTGGAAAGGTATGGAGGGGGACTATGGGGTGGAAGTGGAGGTTTACAACCGAGCGTCCAACATCTGGGAAGTGGAGTCCTCCCTGCCAAGACTTTGGTTCTACAGTGGAGTCTGCACCATCTTCTTAGACCCAAACCAGTGGCCTGAACTTGAGTCAACATAA